A DNA window from Candidatus Neomarinimicrobiota bacterium contains the following coding sequences:
- a CDS encoding tetratricopeptide repeat protein → MAVAIITVQMCIPPPVEEEGPALTEEELRRRQRECDIALSNAWEYYKNREFEASVRNYHKLVYLGCGGDQAESVYLYFGRAYIELGYLDSAVWAFKQGLRYIPEDKNLLEIIAYALGRQGNITEQIYYYERYIEVDPTNSEIFATLTDLLKQEGRYDDLIVNLQKWLELEPNNPRAQTDLIAAYEMAGKDPLAFMRQRWEDNPSNAQWGIDYARKLVENLDYAMAYRVLEGVIQRTPTARGAYELLANAALDEGDVDRAISALERLFELNRTDEKTALELSRAYLRKEDYPQALAWAETALGVATNGGEALYVRAEVYYNAADDCMSRSESGAPNFQDKLVFQMAYEDYKAAVEKGYRRARTRADFLEKNLIPTKGDWFLQQADIRVFKPQGECYSWITRTVRRP, encoded by the coding sequence ATGGCTGTAGCAATCATAACAGTCCAGATGTGTATACCTCCCCCCGTTGAAGAGGAAGGACCGGCACTGACGGAAGAGGAGCTAAGGCGACGCCAGAGAGAATGTGACATTGCTCTATCCAATGCCTGGGAGTATTATAAGAATAGAGAGTTCGAGGCGTCGGTAAGGAATTATCATAAGCTGGTGTACCTGGGCTGCGGGGGAGATCAGGCCGAGTCGGTGTATCTCTATTTTGGGCGGGCTTATATCGAGCTGGGCTACCTGGACAGCGCTGTCTGGGCCTTCAAGCAGGGATTGAGGTATATACCTGAAGATAAGAATCTCCTTGAGATTATCGCCTATGCTTTGGGACGACAGGGGAATATCACCGAGCAGATCTATTACTACGAGCGATACATTGAAGTTGACCCAACTAATTCCGAGATTTTTGCCACGCTTACCGACTTGCTCAAGCAAGAGGGGCGGTATGATGACCTCATCGTAAACCTGCAAAAATGGCTTGAGTTGGAGCCCAACAACCCTCGTGCTCAAACCGATCTCATCGCCGCTTATGAAATGGCTGGCAAAGATCCATTGGCCTTCATGCGTCAGCGCTGGGAGGATAATCCATCCAATGCTCAGTGGGGGATAGACTACGCGCGGAAACTGGTGGAGAACCTGGACTATGCTATGGCCTACCGCGTGTTGGAAGGGGTTATCCAGCGCACGCCCACCGCCCGGGGCGCCTACGAACTGCTGGCCAACGCCGCCCTGGACGAAGGTGATGTCGACCGGGCCATATCCGCCCTGGAGCGCCTGTTTGAGTTGAATCGCACCGATGAAAAGACGGCTCTGGAGCTTTCCCGGGCCTATCTGAGAAAAGAGGATTACCCTCAGGCGCTAGCATGGGCGGAGACCGCTTTGGGAGTCGCCACCAACGGCGGTGAAGCCTTGTATGTACGGGCGGAGGTGTATTACAATGCCGCTGACGATTGTATGAGCAGGTCGGAAAGCGGAGCACCCAATTTCCAGGATAAGCTGGTCTTCCAGATGGCTTATGAGGATTATAAAGCCGCCGTCGAAAAAGGTTACCGCCGGGCCCGAACCCGGGCTGATTTCCTGGAAAAGAACTTGATCCCCACCAAAGGCGATTGGTTTCTGCAGCAGGCTGACATTCGAGTATTTAAGCCGCAAGGGGAATGCTATAGCTGGATCACACGGACTGTTAGGAGACCATAG